A single genomic interval of Bacillus sp. es.036 harbors:
- a CDS encoding YlbE-like family protein, producing the protein MREEVQEFLANRQDLVFFLRNQPVWYRRLSREPYALKEFEEASKTFYGQTFPQKVDRFQNQLNMVNMMLALMTQLKN; encoded by the coding sequence ATGCGTGAGGAAGTACAGGAGTTTTTAGCCAATCGTCAGGATCTTGTTTTTTTTCTAAGGAATCAGCCTGTTTGGTATCGCCGATTAAGTAGAGAACCATATGCGTTGAAAGAGTTTGAAGAAGCATCAAAAACGTTCTACGGTCAGACGTTTCCGCAAAAAGTTGACCGTTTCCAGAACCAATTAAATATGGTGAATATGATGCTTGCTTTAATGACCCAATTAAAAAATTAG
- a CDS encoding ATP-grasp domain-containing protein, with protein MKLITFNPFRTLGISGVSYLKPDHMFKDIHAIREADVLLFPEKWQVNSLVYGLNKKIFPSIQSIQLGFDKVEMTRAFWSLSPDLMPYTEIAGRSNESIDRILNTFPFPFVAKEVRSSMGNGVFLIRTEEEFHAYAERNEVLYVQEYLPIEKDLRVVYVGNSVVSAYWRVGGESFLNNVAQGGKLSFHDIPEEALQLVDQTAKALGINHAGFDVVCSNGKYYFLEFNCLFGNQALVHQGIEVEKLIFNYLQEQFPPIVPPTTPFKQIS; from the coding sequence GTGAAACTTATTACGTTCAATCCGTTTCGAACTCTTGGTATATCAGGCGTATCTTATCTTAAACCCGATCATATGTTTAAAGATATTCATGCAATTAGAGAAGCAGATGTGCTGCTATTTCCAGAAAAGTGGCAGGTGAATTCTCTTGTTTATGGATTAAATAAAAAGATTTTCCCTTCGATCCAATCGATTCAACTTGGCTTCGATAAAGTCGAAATGACAAGAGCTTTTTGGTCCCTTTCGCCAGATCTTATGCCTTATACCGAAATTGCAGGACGTTCTAATGAGTCAATTGATCGCATTCTAAATACGTTCCCTTTCCCTTTTGTAGCAAAAGAAGTTAGAAGCTCAATGGGAAATGGTGTCTTTTTGATTCGCACAGAGGAAGAGTTCCATGCTTATGCAGAGCGCAATGAGGTTCTCTATGTGCAAGAATATTTGCCAATTGAGAAAGATCTTCGCGTGGTTTATGTTGGCAATTCTGTTGTCTCAGCCTATTGGCGTGTTGGAGGAGAATCATTTCTAAATAACGTCGCACAAGGCGGCAAACTTTCTTTCCATGATATTCCTGAAGAAGCGCTCCAGTTAGTTGATCAGACCGCAAAAGCGCTTGGGATTAATCATGCCGGTTTTGATGTTGTTTGTTCTAATGGAAAGTATTACTTTTTGGAATTCAACTGTTTATTTGGTAATCAAGCACTTGTCCATCAGGGAATTGAAGTTGAGAAATTGATTTTCAACTATTTACAAGAGCAGTTTCCACCTATCGTCCCGCCAACAACGCCATTTAAGCAAATATCTTAA
- a CDS encoding YlbF family regulator has product MIATLDSVMILDQAEELGFLIKDSEVAHEYHEARKQLSKDREAQRLIKRFTEMKELYDEVQRFGRYHPDFMTITVKVREAKRDMDLHEAVAAFKKAETELEGLLVEVCSLLAGEVSPSIKVPSGNPFFDNQSCGGGCGSGGSCGCG; this is encoded by the coding sequence ATGATTGCTACTCTAGATAGTGTTATGATTTTAGATCAGGCTGAAGAGCTTGGATTTTTGATAAAAGATTCAGAAGTAGCTCATGAATATCATGAGGCTAGGAAGCAGTTATCCAAAGATCGGGAGGCGCAGCGTTTAATTAAACGCTTCACGGAAATGAAAGAACTTTATGATGAGGTTCAGCGTTTCGGGCGTTATCATCCTGACTTTATGACGATTACTGTAAAAGTACGTGAAGCGAAGCGAGATATGGACCTTCACGAAGCAGTAGCGGCATTTAAGAAAGCGGAGACAGAACTTGAAGGTCTTCTTGTAGAGGTTTGTTCTCTATTAGCTGGTGAAGTTTCTCCTTCTATTAAAGTTCCTTCCGGAAATCCTTTCTTTGATAACCAATCGTGTGGTGGAGGCTGCGGCTCAGGCGGCAGCTGCGGTTGTGGATAA
- a CDS encoding YlbG family protein, with amino-acid sequence MFVERVGLAVYIQSLKHAKQLRRFGNVHYVSSKQKYVVIYINLDQLETTKERLNSLHFVKRVEPSKRPEVQTEYQNAKPDKAKQYDYKMGL; translated from the coding sequence ATGTTTGTAGAACGGGTTGGCCTAGCAGTCTATATTCAGTCACTAAAGCATGCCAAACAGCTAAGAAGGTTTGGAAATGTTCACTACGTTTCCTCAAAACAAAAATATGTCGTGATTTATATTAATCTCGATCAATTGGAAACAACGAAAGAGCGCCTGAACTCTCTTCACTTTGTTAAGAGAGTGGAGCCATCAAAGCGTCCAGAGGTGCAAACTGAATATCAAAACGCTAAGCCTGATAAAGCAAAACAATATGATTACAAAATGGGTCTCTAA